One Lampris incognitus isolate fLamInc1 chromosome 18, fLamInc1.hap2, whole genome shotgun sequence genomic region harbors:
- the cibar1 gene encoding CBY1-interacting BAR domain-containing protein 1: MMSRTPDARARDSQTKQIQENITNVEKHFGEMCQLFAAYVRKTARLRDKADLLVRQMSLYADTETPNLKRGLKQFADQLAKIQDYRQAEVERLEAKVVEPLKSYGAVVKRKREDLKTTQSARDREAKQMAQLERTRQRNPSDRQIISQICCIWFKCAMLHIVVFSRQAESELQRATMDATRTTRQLEETIDEFEKQKIRDIKKIFGEFVTVEMSFHAKALEVYTLAYQSIQSVDEEEDLEVFRSLLHPPEYHSRLEIVRANSKTSLDRTGSSLGKSGSLQQQRTSSRPRTREQEEEEEDDEDESEEEEDEDEDEFTDDEN, translated from the exons ATGATGAGCCGTACCCCCGATGCCAGAGCCAG GGACAGCCAGACGAAGCAGATCCAGGAGAACATCACAAATGTAGAAAAGCACTTTGGAGAGATGTGCCAACTCTTTGCTGCCTATGTACGCAAAACAGCCAGGCTACGAGATAAGGCAGACCTGCTGGTCAGGCAAATGAGCCTGTATGCCGACACTGAAACGCCAAACCTCAAGAGGGGCTTGAAACAGTTTGCTGACCAACTGGCCAAGATTCAAGACTACCGTCAAGCTGAG GTGGAGAGACTTGAAGCTAAAGTTGTTGAGCCATTAAAAAGTTATGGGGCTGTTGTGAAGCGTAAAAGG GAAGACCTGAAGACCACCCAGAGTGCCAGAGACAGGGAGGCTAAACAGATGGCTCAGCTTGAGAGGACCAGGCAGAGAAACCCCTCAGACAGACAGATCATC TCACAG ATATGCTGCATTTGGTTCAAGTGTGCTATGCTGCATATTGTTGTGTTTTCCCGCCAGGCTGAAAGTGAGCTCCAGAGAGCCACCATGGACGCCACACGAACCACCAGACAGCTGGAGGAGACCATAGATGAGTTTGAGAAGCAGAAGATCCGAGACATCAAG AAGATCTTTGGTGAATTTGTAACGGTGGAGATGTCATTCCATGCCAAGGCTTTGGAGGTGTACACCTTAGCCTACCAGAGCATTCAAAGTGTGGATGAGGAGGAGGACCTCGAG GTGTTCAGGAGCCTGCTGCACCCCCCTGAGTACCACTCACGCTTAGAAATAGTTCGAGCAAATTCCAAAACTTCCCTCGATCGGACAGGGTCCTCCCTGGGTAAATCAGGCTCCTTACAG CAACAAAGAACTTCCAGTCGACCAAGAACtagagagcaggaggaggaggaggaagatgatgaagatgaatctgaagaggaggaagatgaggatgaagatgaatTTACAGATGATGAAAATTAA